The following nucleotide sequence is from Halorussus caseinilyticus.
CCGCTTTCAGAAAGCGGCGACGGGATGACTGTTGTGTCATGAAACCCCCGACGGAGAGTCATCCGCGAGCGGATTAAATGGGGGCAATCGTTCGTCGCTTTCGCTCGCCGGGAGGAACGTAATGGGAGGTTACGAATCGTCGTGAACCGTTACGTCGGGCGAGTGCCCACTCCGGGGCGGATTCCGGCCGCCGATTTCGGTCTCGACTTCTTTCACTCTCGCCGTAAATTTATTATTATACGAAACGAAATAAGTAACGGGGTCGGGAAACGTGTCTAAAAGCAATATGGGAAACGATACGAGCGAAAGTTCGGGACTGGCGGAGTCGTCGGACCGTCCCGGCGTCTACCGTGCGTCGTACGACCCGGACGGTCCGGCAACAGTCAGCGACACCGTTATCGAGGCGATAGCGGAAGTCGCGGACGTAGACCCGACGCAGACCGTCATCCCGCTTTCCGACAAAATCGACCCGGACGCACTCGACGCATTGTTCACCGACCACGAGGGCGACTCGCAGGTCACGTTCCGTGTCTGCGGCCTCGAAGTCCTCGTGCAGAGCGACGGTCGGGTCCGAATCGTAGACGAGTCGGTTTCAGACGCCGAGTGAAGGGGGGAGTGGTGTGCAAGACACGAAGTTAGTACGAACCAGCGTGGACGCGGACCCGCACAAACTCGTCTTGCGGCGGACCCGCGGCAAAATCTCGACGCTCGACCTCCTGTTCGATTCGTTCTCGGAGAACGAACCCACCGACGCGCTCGCCGTCACCCACGAGGGACCGGAGGAGTTCCTCGGGACGTGGCGCGACCGCATCGACCGACGCCCCCGGAACGTCGGCGTCGTCAGCGTCGGCGAACAGATGCGGTCGGCGGCGGCGACGACGCCCTCCGACCGGAACGTCGTCCGCGGGGTCGCCGACCCGATGGACGCCGACGCGATACGCGACGCCACGACGGGATACCTCGACGCGTGGCCCGCCGACGGCCAGACGGTCGGCTACTTCGACTCGGTAACGCCGCTCCTCGACTGCTGGGACATCGCCACCACGACGGCGTTCGTCCGGGACTTGCTCCGCGCCCTCGACGCTCGTGACGCGGTGGGCTACTTCTGCCTGACGCCCGCGGCCCACGACCGGGCGACGGTCCGGGAGGTCGCGTCGCTGTTCGACACGGTGGTCGAGTGTGTCGAGAGCGGCGTCGAGGCGACGGTCGAACCCTGCGTCGGCGACTGCTTCGACGCCATCGCGGACCCCCGACGCCGGTACGTCCTCGCCGGTGTTCCCGACTCCGAGTCGGTCGCCGTCGCCGACCTCGCGGCCACCGTCGCCGGTCGGAGTTCCCTCGACCGCAAGCAGGTCGAGTCCTCGCTGAGACACGTTCACCTGCCGAAACTGGCCGACTTCGGCATGGTCGCCTACGACCGCGAACGCGGGCGCGTCGAGCGAGGGGACCACTTCGAGCGAGTCGAACCCTACCTGCGGAAGGCGATGGAAGTAGACGAGTCGCTGATGTAGGTCGGCAGACGATGCCGGGTCGCGGAACGTCTCGTCCTCTCCGGCAATCGCCGGAACCGTGGCGACTCGCCAGTCCCGTCTCCGCTCGCTTCGTTCGCTCCGGAGGACCGTCCGACCCTAGGACAGAAATATGATTCTTCCAGCAAGGATTATATTTGCTATAGCCATGCATATATTTTCTTAACGCTCGAACTTCGCCGTTCGAGCCTCTCCGACCGGTTTTTACCGCGCGGTCCCCACGGTACCGACGATGGACGCGAACCAGCAGACTCGCGCGAA
It contains:
- a CDS encoding DUF7504 family protein, which codes for MQDTKLVRTSVDADPHKLVLRRTRGKISTLDLLFDSFSENEPTDALAVTHEGPEEFLGTWRDRIDRRPRNVGVVSVGEQMRSAAATTPSDRNVVRGVADPMDADAIRDATTGYLDAWPADGQTVGYFDSVTPLLDCWDIATTTAFVRDLLRALDARDAVGYFCLTPAAHDRATVREVASLFDTVVECVESGVEATVEPCVGDCFDAIADPRRRYVLAGVPDSESVAVADLAATVAGRSSLDRKQVESSLRHVHLPKLADFGMVAYDRERGRVERGDHFERVEPYLRKAMEVDESLM
- a CDS encoding HalOD1 output domain-containing protein; translation: MGNDTSESSGLAESSDRPGVYRASYDPDGPATVSDTVIEAIAEVADVDPTQTVIPLSDKIDPDALDALFTDHEGDSQVTFRVCGLEVLVQSDGRVRIVDESVSDAE